A part of Aegilops tauschii subsp. strangulata cultivar AL8/78 chromosome 2, Aet v6.0, whole genome shotgun sequence genomic DNA contains:
- the LOC109731498 gene encoding uncharacterized protein: MVNDDEWMTINATLIRWFYATISKDLFHTVVSDEDDAHAVWTKLNGLFTDNKLQNKVFLHGEYFGCQQHDSSIDDYCMRLKKLSDELRDLGETVPDELLLSTLTAGLNKDFGNAASNLTLIPNPTLPKVVAYLKLEERRMKMTRTRATHTALIAGTACGGAPPTSAPQPRPDPGAYQSPPPPGFPLPQPPVQQPSPTDRR, from the coding sequence ATGGTGAATGATGATGAGTGGATGACCATCAATGCCACTCTCATCCGCTGGTTCTACGCCACCATCTCGAAGGACCTCTTCCACACGGTGGTCTCTGACGAGGATGATGCTCACGCCGTCTGGACTAAGCTCAATGGTCTCTTCACCGACAACAAGCTTCAGAACAAGGTTTTCTTACACGGCGAGTACTTTGGGTGTCAGCAGCATGACTCGTCCATTGACGACTATTGCATGCGACTCAAGAAGCTCTCCGATGAGCTTCGTGACCTCGGTGAGACGGTCCCCGATGAGCTTCTTCTCAGTACTCTCACCGCCGGCTTGAACAAGGATTTCGGGAACGCCGCCTCCAACCTCACCCTCATCCCCAACCCGACCTTGCCCAAGGTTGTGGCGTACCTGAAACTGGAGGAACGACGGATGAAGATGACACGCACTCGGGCTACCCATACTGCCCTCATCGCCGGGACTGCATGCGGCGGTGCCCCGCCCACCTCGGCCCCTCAGCCGCGGCCCGACCCGGGCGCCTACCAGTCGCCGCCACCACCGGGCTTCCCTCTCCCACAGCCGCCGGTCCAGCAGCCGTCCCCCACTGATCGCCGCTAA
- the LOC109731493 gene encoding amino acid transporter AVT3B: protein MDQVHAIFPKRKSTAPRSPSQNGSFNDRGCPQIPNFLGTQHVTVVSSIASSSKRSHQPIRSCVRFGSSPAMGFDKEASSSSSGLDAAALLPKHGGAGVGARLSSQPKTFANVFIAVVGSGVLGLPYTFSRTGWAAGSILLLAVAGLTFHCMMLLVGCRRRLADEHPKIASFGDLGAAVYGAAGRHTVDAMLVLSQASFCVGYLIFIANTLAHLHPIGDPFESSPLLTAKALFIWVMLPFQLGLNSIKTLTLLAPLSIFADVVDLGAMGVVLGQDVSTWLTERPPVFAFGGPAELLYGLGVAVYAFEGIGMVLPLEAEAADKRKFGGTLGLSMVFIAVMYGLFGAMGYLAFGASTRDIITTNLGAGWLSVTVQLGLCINLFFTMPVMMNPVYEVAERLLYGKRYAWWLRWILVVFVGLMAMLVPNFADFLSLVGSSVCVLLGFVLPAAFHMKVLGAEIGWPALIADVAVIVVGLALSASGTWTSLAHMFGASNA from the coding sequence ATGGACCAAGTCCATGCTATTTTCCCCAAAAGAAAGTCCACGGCACCTCGTTCCCCTTCACAGAACGGCAGCTTTAACGACCGAGGCTGCCCCCAAATCCCCAATTTCCTGGGCACCCAACACGTCACTGTAGTAAGCTCAATCGCCTCGAGCAGCAAGAGATCTCACCAGCCAATTCGATCCTGCGTCCGATTCGGGTCCTCGCCCGCCATGGGGTTCGACAAGgaggcgagctcctcctcctccggcctcgACGCGGCGGCGCTGCTGCCGAAGCACGGCGGCGCGGGCGTCGGCGCGCGCCTGTCGTCGCAGCCCAAGACCTTCGCCAACGTCTTCATCGCGGTGGTCGGATCGGGCGTGCTGGGCCTCCCCTACACCTTCTCCCGCACGGGCTGGGCGGCGGGCTCCATCCTGCTCCTCGCCGTGGCCGGGCTCACCTTCCACTGCATGATGCTGCTCGtcggctgccgccgccgcctcgccgacgAGCACCCCAAGATCGCATCCTTCGGCGACCTGGGCGCCGCCGTGTACGGCGCCGCGGGCCGCCACACCGTCGACGCCATGCTAGTGCTCAGCCAGGCCAGCTTCTGCGTCGGCTACCTCATCTTCATCGCCAACACCTTGGCGCACCTCCACCCCATCGGGGACCCGTTCGAGTCCTCGCCTCTCCTCACGGCCAAGGCGCTCTTCATCTGGGTCATGCTTCCGTTCCAGCTCGGGCTCAACTCCATCAAGACGCTCACGCTCCTCGCGCCGCTCAGCATCTTCGCCGACGTCGTGGATCTCGGCGCCATGGGCGTCGTGCTTGGCCAGGACGTGTCCACGTGGCTCACAGAAAGGCCCCCCGTGTTCGCCTTCGGTGGCCCCGCCGAGCTCCTCTACGGCCTCGGCGTCGCCGTCTACGCGTTCGAGGGCATCGGCATGGTCCTGCCGCTGGAGGCGGAGGCCGCGGACAAGCGCAAGTTCGGCGGCACGCTCGGGCTGTCCATGGTGTTCATCGCCGTCATGTACGGGCTGTTCGGCGCCATGGGCTACCTGGCCTTCGGCGCGTCCACGCGGGACATCATCACCACCAACCTCGGCGCCGGGTGGCTGTCGGTCACCGTGCAGCTGGGCCTCTGCATCAACCTCTTCTTCACCATGCCGGTGATGATGAACCCGGTGTACGAGGTCGCCGAGCGCCTGCTCTACGGGAAGCGCTACGCCTGGTGGCTGCGCTGGATCCTAGTCGTGTTCGTGGGGCTCATGGCGATGCTCGTGCCCAACTTCGCCGACTTCCTCTCGCTCGTCGGGAGCAGCGTCTGCGTCCTGCTCGGGTTCGTGCTGCCGGCCGCATTCCACATGAAGGTGCTAGGCGCCGAGATCGGGTGGCCTGCGCTCATCGCTGATGTGGCTGTCATCGTCGTCGGCCTGGCGCTCTCGGCGTCCGGGACATGGACGTCACTCGCGCACATGTTTGGTGCTTCCAACGCGTAA